From the Synechococcus sp. HK01-R genome, one window contains:
- the hemH gene encoding ferrochelatase, with amino-acid sequence MARVGVLLLNLGGPERIQDVGPFLYNLFADPEIIRLPIPALQKPLAWLISTLRSGKSQEAYRSIGGGSPLRRITEQQARELQSVLRQRGIEATTYVAMRYWHPFTESAVADLKADGIEQVVVLPLYPHFSISTSGSSFRELQRLRQQDPAFQTLPIRCIRSWYDHPGYVRAMAELIAGQVRASDCPEAAHVFFSAHGVPKSYVEEAGDPYQREIEACTELIMAELGAILGWSNPHTLAYQSRVGPVEWLKPYTEEALEELGHAGTRDLVVVPISFVSEHIETLEEIDIEYRELATEAGVVNFRRVPALDTYAPFIEGLADLVSTSLEGPEINLDQAAELPTKVKLYPQEKWEWGWNNSSEVWNGRLAMIGFSAFLLELITGQGPLHALGLL; translated from the coding sequence ATGGCCAGGGTCGGTGTCCTTCTTCTCAACCTCGGGGGACCCGAACGCATTCAGGATGTCGGTCCCTTCCTTTACAACCTGTTCGCCGATCCTGAGATCATCCGGTTGCCGATCCCGGCATTGCAGAAGCCTCTGGCCTGGTTGATCAGCACCCTTCGCAGCGGCAAGTCCCAGGAGGCCTATCGCTCGATTGGTGGCGGTTCTCCCCTGAGACGGATCACCGAGCAGCAGGCCCGTGAACTCCAGAGTGTGCTGCGTCAGCGGGGGATCGAAGCCACCACCTACGTAGCCATGCGCTACTGGCATCCGTTTACGGAATCCGCTGTGGCTGACCTCAAGGCCGATGGCATTGAGCAAGTGGTGGTGCTCCCCCTCTACCCCCATTTTTCGATCAGCACCAGCGGCTCCAGCTTCAGGGAGTTGCAACGGCTGCGTCAGCAGGATCCAGCCTTCCAGACCTTGCCGATCCGTTGCATTCGCAGTTGGTACGACCATCCCGGCTACGTGCGTGCGATGGCGGAATTGATCGCTGGCCAGGTGCGCGCCTCGGATTGTCCCGAGGCCGCCCATGTGTTCTTCAGCGCCCATGGTGTGCCGAAGAGCTACGTGGAGGAAGCGGGCGATCCCTATCAACGGGAGATCGAGGCCTGCACGGAATTGATCATGGCCGAGCTTGGCGCGATCCTCGGCTGGTCGAATCCCCATACCCTCGCCTACCAGAGCCGGGTTGGCCCCGTTGAGTGGCTCAAGCCCTACACCGAGGAGGCCCTTGAAGAGCTCGGCCATGCCGGTACCAGGGATCTGGTGGTGGTGCCCATCAGTTTTGTCAGTGAACACATCGAAACCCTCGAGGAGATCGATATCGAATACAGGGAGCTGGCGACGGAGGCCGGGGTGGTGAATTTCCGCCGTGTTCCTGCGCTCGATACCTACGCGCCTTTCATCGAAGGATTGGCCGATCTGGTCTCCACCAGCCTGGAAGGGCCCGAGATCAACCTCGACCAGGCGGCAGAGCTGCCCACCAAGGTCAAGCTCTACCCGCAGGAGAAGTGGGAGTGGGGTTGGAACAACAGTTCAGAGGTCTGGAACGGTCGTCTCGCAATGATCGGTTTCTCGGCTTTCTTGCTGGAGTTGATCACCGGTCAGGGGCCTTTGCATGCCCTCGGCCTGCTCTGA
- the ilvB gene encoding biosynthetic-type acetolactate synthase large subunit — protein sequence MTLTSAPSVSSASDPAGSRRVTGAEALMDALHRHGVDTIFGYPGGAILPIYDALHVAESQGWVKHILVRHEQAGTHAADAYARATGKVGVCFGTSGPGATNLVTGIATAQMDSVPLVVITGQVPRAAIGTDAFQETDIFGITLPIVKHSWVVRDPADLGSIVAQAFLIAASGRPGPVLIDIPKDVGQEEFDYVPVEPGSVIPAGFRQPAPPEEAAVAAALALIEEARRPLLYVGGGAISAGAHASLRMLAERFQLPVTTTLMGKGAFDENHPLSVGMLGMHGTAYANFAVTECDLLIAVGARFDDRVTGKLDTFAPRARVVHFEIDPAEVGKNRPADVAVLGDLGLSLSRLVDLSLQRHEEPRTAAWLERIEAWKQRYPLTVPQPEGPIYPQEVLLAVRDLANDAIVTTDVGQHQMWAAQYLRNGPRGWISSAGLGTMGFGMPAAIGAQMACPERQVICIAGDASILMNIQELGTLAAYGLPVKVVIVNNHWQGMVRQWQESFYEERYSASDMLNGMPDFIALASAFGVGGVKITERSRLHADLGEALRAPGPMLIDVHVRRGENCYPMVPPGKSNAQMVGLPAHPELAMDTTRSCGSCGATTAHEHRFCPSCGASL from the coding sequence GTGACCCTGACCTCCGCTCCCTCGGTCTCCAGTGCGTCCGATCCAGCCGGCAGTCGCCGGGTCACCGGGGCAGAGGCCCTGATGGATGCCCTGCATCGCCATGGCGTTGACACGATTTTCGGTTACCCCGGCGGGGCGATCCTGCCGATCTACGACGCCTTGCATGTGGCGGAAAGCCAAGGCTGGGTGAAGCACATCCTGGTGCGTCATGAGCAGGCGGGCACCCATGCCGCCGATGCCTATGCCCGTGCCACTGGCAAGGTCGGGGTGTGTTTCGGAACCTCTGGGCCTGGCGCTACCAACCTGGTGACCGGCATTGCTACCGCCCAGATGGACTCGGTGCCGTTGGTGGTGATCACCGGTCAGGTGCCCCGCGCGGCGATCGGCACAGACGCCTTCCAGGAAACAGATATTTTCGGGATCACCCTTCCGATCGTGAAGCACTCCTGGGTGGTGCGTGATCCCGCCGATCTCGGTTCGATCGTTGCTCAAGCGTTTCTGATCGCTGCCAGCGGCAGGCCCGGTCCCGTGTTGATCGACATCCCTAAGGACGTCGGCCAGGAGGAGTTTGATTACGTGCCCGTTGAGCCCGGCAGTGTGATTCCTGCCGGTTTCCGTCAGCCCGCGCCTCCTGAAGAGGCAGCGGTGGCAGCGGCACTGGCCCTGATCGAGGAGGCCCGTCGTCCCCTTCTCTACGTCGGAGGTGGTGCGATCTCAGCTGGAGCTCACGCCAGTCTGCGGATGCTTGCCGAACGTTTCCAGCTGCCTGTCACCACCACGTTGATGGGCAAAGGGGCCTTTGACGAGAACCATCCCCTCTCGGTGGGCATGCTGGGCATGCACGGCACGGCCTATGCCAATTTCGCGGTGACGGAATGCGATCTGTTGATTGCCGTAGGCGCCCGGTTTGATGACCGTGTCACGGGCAAACTCGACACCTTCGCGCCCCGGGCGCGAGTTGTGCATTTCGAGATTGATCCTGCTGAGGTGGGCAAGAATCGCCCCGCCGATGTGGCCGTGCTCGGTGACCTTGGCCTCAGCCTCTCGCGACTGGTGGATCTGAGCCTTCAGCGTCATGAGGAGCCGCGAACCGCTGCTTGGCTCGAGCGCATCGAGGCTTGGAAGCAGCGTTATCCGCTCACGGTTCCCCAGCCGGAAGGTCCGATCTATCCCCAGGAAGTGCTGTTGGCTGTACGTGATCTTGCCAACGACGCCATCGTCACCACGGACGTGGGCCAGCATCAGATGTGGGCGGCCCAGTATCTGCGCAATGGGCCCCGCGGCTGGATCAGTAGTGCTGGTCTTGGCACTATGGGTTTTGGCATGCCTGCTGCGATCGGCGCTCAGATGGCCTGTCCCGAGCGTCAGGTGATTTGCATCGCTGGCGACGCCAGCATCCTGATGAACATTCAGGAGTTGGGAACGCTTGCGGCCTATGGCTTGCCAGTGAAGGTGGTGATCGTGAACAACCATTGGCAGGGAATGGTGCGCCAGTGGCAGGAGAGTTTTTACGAGGAGCGCTACTCGGCCTCCGACATGCTCAATGGCATGCCCGACTTCATCGCGCTGGCCTCCGCCTTCGGAGTGGGTGGCGTCAAGATCACGGAACGTTCCCGCTTGCATGCAGACCTCGGCGAGGCCCTGCGTGCTCCTGGCCCGATGCTGATCGACGTGCATGTGCGCCGTGGCGAGAACTGCTATCCGATGGTTCCCCCTGGCAAGAGCAATGCTCAGATGGTTGGCTTGCCGGCCCATCCCGAGCTGGCCATGGATACAACCCGCAGCTGTGGCAGCTGTGGTGCCACAACGGCCCATGAACATCGCTTCTGTCCATCCTGTGGGGCTTCGCTCTGA
- a CDS encoding nuclease, translating to MGRDWKARLLHLVCVVVLLLTLPLAAAAAEVLQVRSPSLLQIGDRNRNYTVRLACLEVDAAQEAEAIDWLRQALPRRRRVNLRPVGTEDGTLLARVTPLGAEQDLSMAMDQAGVGHFTCPSEPPTVASL from the coding sequence ATGGGGAGGGATTGGAAAGCCCGACTCCTCCATCTGGTCTGCGTGGTGGTGTTGCTCCTGACTCTGCCGTTGGCTGCCGCTGCCGCAGAAGTCCTCCAGGTGCGCAGCCCCTCGCTGCTGCAAATCGGTGACCGCAACCGCAATTACACCGTGCGTCTCGCTTGCCTGGAGGTGGATGCAGCTCAGGAGGCGGAGGCCATCGATTGGCTGCGTCAGGCCCTGCCTAGGCGCCGTCGTGTCAATCTTCGTCCCGTGGGTACTGAAGACGGAACCCTGCTCGCCCGTGTGACTCCGCTTGGTGCAGAACAGGATCTGTCGATGGCGATGGATCAGGCCGGTGTCGGGCATTTCACTTGCCCCTCTGAACCTCCCACTGTTGCCAGCCTCTGA
- a CDS encoding GIVxVP protein, which translates to MERNRVAAGVVMVPCVLLGAAFLSTAVWTEAAGENRPLAAVIGVLLMLAGLASLRLPAVADADLPDPVTKPDGVEDSP; encoded by the coding sequence ATGGAGCGCAATCGTGTTGCGGCAGGCGTGGTGATGGTGCCCTGTGTGCTGCTTGGGGCCGCGTTCTTGAGTACGGCGGTGTGGACCGAAGCGGCCGGGGAGAACCGACCTCTGGCAGCGGTGATCGGTGTTCTTCTGATGCTGGCAGGTCTGGCGTCCTTGCGTCTGCCAGCTGTGGCCGACGCGGATCTGCCCGATCCTGTGACAAAGCCGGACGGGGTTGAAGACTCTCCCTAG